From the genome of Mastomys coucha isolate ucsf_1 unplaced genomic scaffold, UCSF_Mcou_1 pScaffold6, whole genome shotgun sequence, one region includes:
- the Siva1 gene encoding apoptosis regulatory protein Siva, translating into MPKRSCPFADAAPLQLKVHVGPKELSHGVFAERYSREVFERTKQLLFQGAQAYRDHLWGEGCSMNHLPASLKPGLVGAPQAARGQMLIGPDGRLTRCQAQASEAGLPGAAPIACSSCVRSVDGKAVCNQCERALCGQCVYTCWGCGALACVLCGLADCADDDEKTICASCAMFEA; encoded by the exons ATGCCCAAGCGGAGCTGCCCGTTCGCGGACGCAGCCCCGCTTCAACTCAAAGTCCACGTGGGCCCGAAGGAGCTGAGCCACGGTGTGTTCGCCGAGCGCTACTCGCGCGAGGTTTTCG AAAGAACCAAGCAGCTCCTTTTCCAAGGGGCCCAGGCCTATAGAGATCACTTATGGGGCGAAGGTTGTTCCATGAACCACCTGCCGGCGTCACTGAAGCCTGGTCTGGTAGGAGCCCCTCAAGCTGCAAGGGGACAGATGTTGATTGGACCTGATGGCCGACTGACACGGTGCCAAGCTCAGGCCTCGGAAGCTG GCCTTCCTGGGGCAGCACCCATCGCTTGTTCATCGTGTGTGAGATCTGTGGATGGGAAGGCGGTGTGCAACCAGTGTGAGCGGGCCCTGTGTGGGCAGTGTGTATACACCTGCTGGGGCTGTGGTGCTCTGGCCTGTGTGCTGTGTGGCCTGGCAGA CTGTGCCGACGATGATGAGAAGACCATTTGCGCCAGCTGTGCTATGTTTGAAGCTTAA